In the genome of Chryseobacterium arthrosphaerae, one region contains:
- a CDS encoding M28 family peptidase gives MKKIFIILPLFLSGFLFSQKKIQKKPAGKTAIPVKLNYHDEFRKISDEIMTNGKAYENLGELTKGIGPRFSATPGYAKAVEWAEKKFKEIGINMIWRQEAKAPVWIRGKESLHIKTGNGDWKNIRMLSFGNSEGTGGKDLTGEIVLINSTAELNAMSIGQLKDKIVFVNVPMDPKIINTSDSYLLTAKSKLISASVIAKTGAKALIIRSLTTANDDTPHAKMIYYEPDDKIKIPALSIGTRSADELERTIKKQKVTAKINMTAESKGDTTNPNIIAEIQGKKDSKVIVLGAQLDSWDIGEGAIDDGTGVAQCIEVLRTLKALGYENNHTIRVVLYANSENGGQGREMYAAYVKKRDEKHIFALGTDAGGYSPRGFSLDMSPQRRRLIFPWKEYFLPYGVYDFDQTEAIQDISPLKKLDIPLAELVVDTQRYFDYHHSEQDTFDKVNKRELLLGAVAMTQMILMVDKNW, from the coding sequence ATGAAAAAAATATTCATTATACTTCCACTCTTTTTGAGTGGATTTTTATTTTCTCAAAAAAAAATCCAGAAAAAGCCTGCAGGTAAAACAGCGATTCCTGTAAAATTAAACTATCACGATGAATTCAGAAAGATCTCAGACGAGATCATGACCAATGGTAAGGCTTATGAAAATCTCGGAGAACTTACAAAAGGCATCGGGCCCCGTTTCAGCGCTACTCCCGGCTATGCAAAAGCAGTAGAATGGGCTGAAAAAAAATTTAAGGAGATCGGCATCAATATGATCTGGAGACAGGAAGCCAAAGCTCCGGTATGGATCAGAGGAAAAGAATCCCTGCATATAAAAACAGGAAACGGAGACTGGAAAAATATCAGAATGCTTTCTTTCGGAAACTCGGAAGGAACCGGAGGAAAAGACCTGACCGGGGAAATTGTTTTGATCAATTCCACTGCGGAACTAAACGCCATGTCAATAGGCCAGCTAAAAGACAAAATAGTTTTCGTGAATGTTCCTATGGACCCGAAAATCATCAATACCAGTGATTCTTATTTACTGACGGCCAAATCAAAATTAATCTCCGCTTCAGTAATTGCCAAAACAGGCGCAAAAGCATTGATTATAAGATCACTGACAACCGCTAATGATGATACTCCGCATGCCAAAATGATTTACTATGAGCCGGATGATAAAATTAAAATTCCTGCTTTATCAATAGGAACAAGATCCGCAGATGAGCTGGAAAGGACCATAAAAAAGCAAAAGGTTACGGCTAAAATCAACATGACTGCCGAATCAAAAGGAGACACCACCAATCCGAATATCATTGCTGAAATTCAGGGTAAAAAAGATTCTAAAGTAATTGTTCTGGGTGCTCAGCTTGATTCATGGGATATTGGCGAAGGGGCTATTGATGACGGAACAGGTGTCGCCCAATGCATCGAAGTTTTAAGAACACTCAAAGCACTTGGGTATGAAAATAACCATACCATCCGGGTGGTTTTATATGCGAACAGCGAAAACGGAGGTCAGGGTCGTGAGATGTATGCTGCTTATGTAAAAAAGAGGGATGAAAAACACATATTTGCACTGGGAACAGATGCCGGAGGATATTCCCCAAGAGGGTTTTCTTTAGATATGTCTCCTCAAAGAAGAAGATTGATTTTCCCATGGAAAGAATATTTTCTGCCTTATGGCGTTTATGATTTCGACCAAACAGAGGCCATCCAGGATATTTCGCCTTTAAAAAAACTGGACATTCCCTTGGCTGAGCTTGTTGTAGACACCCAAAGATATTTCGATTACCATCATTCCGAACAGGATACTTTTGATAAAGTGAATAAAAGGGAACTTCTTCTCGGTGCAGTTGCCATGACACAGATGATTTTGATGGTTGATAAAAACTGGTAA
- a CDS encoding M28 family peptidase — protein MKKILGTSLLLIGMAAFGQSKEDSVQFKKISNEILNNGKGYTELRELTKTIGHRLSGSEAYEKSVKWAEQKLRDAGADKVWLQEVMIPVWERGKESLHIKTANGSWKSLKMLSLGNSEGTGGKDVSGEIIMVKSMEEYDKLPADKVKDKILFFNYPFSQSFIETFKGYGDAAKYRTTAASLTAKKGGKFAIIRSLSSAFDDVPHTGAMRYENNVSKIPAVAVGSTTADELEALLKNQKITAKLNSNCGMKGEKLSHSVIGEITGKKDQSVIVVGGHLDSWDVGEGAHDDGAGIVQSIEVLRTFKKLGIPNNHTIRVVCFANEENGVKGGIQYGKVAKEKNEKHLFAIESDAGGFAPRGIALDMDETKRKQIQGWSKLFLPYGVYNFEEQFSGTDLYPLHDMGVPAAELMPDSQRYFDIHHTEEDTFEKVNRRELLLGAAAMTQIIYMIDKNW, from the coding sequence ATGAAAAAGATATTAGGAACCTCATTATTGCTTATCGGAATGGCTGCATTCGGCCAGTCTAAAGAAGATTCCGTTCAGTTTAAAAAAATTTCCAATGAGATTTTAAATAACGGAAAAGGATACACCGAGCTGAGAGAGCTCACAAAAACCATCGGCCACCGCTTAAGCGGATCAGAAGCTTACGAAAAGTCTGTAAAATGGGCTGAGCAGAAACTCCGTGACGCCGGAGCAGATAAGGTCTGGCTTCAGGAAGTCATGATCCCGGTCTGGGAAAGAGGGAAAGAATCGCTGCACATCAAAACTGCCAACGGAAGCTGGAAAAGTCTTAAAATGCTTTCTTTAGGAAATTCTGAAGGCACCGGCGGAAAAGATGTTTCAGGCGAGATCATTATGGTCAAATCTATGGAGGAATATGATAAACTTCCTGCTGACAAGGTCAAAGATAAAATTCTGTTCTTCAACTACCCTTTCAGCCAATCGTTCATAGAAACATTCAAGGGATATGGTGATGCCGCTAAGTACAGAACAACTGCCGCTTCTTTAACTGCCAAAAAAGGCGGTAAATTTGCCATTATCCGTTCTCTTTCTTCAGCTTTTGACGATGTTCCCCATACCGGAGCAATGCGCTATGAAAACAATGTTTCAAAAATACCTGCCGTAGCTGTCGGCAGTACTACAGCTGACGAACTGGAAGCATTATTAAAGAATCAAAAGATCACTGCCAAACTGAACTCCAACTGTGGAATGAAAGGCGAAAAACTCTCCCATTCCGTAATCGGTGAAATCACCGGTAAAAAAGACCAGAGTGTCATCGTTGTAGGCGGACACCTCGATTCCTGGGACGTAGGTGAAGGGGCCCATGATGACGGAGCCGGAATTGTACAAAGCATCGAAGTATTGAGGACTTTTAAAAAGCTGGGCATCCCCAACAACCATACCATCAGGGTCGTTTGTTTTGCCAATGAAGAAAACGGAGTAAAGGGTGGCATTCAATATGGTAAAGTAGCCAAAGAAAAGAATGAAAAGCATCTTTTTGCCATAGAATCCGATGCAGGAGGATTTGCTCCGAGAGGAATCGCCCTCGATATGGATGAGACTAAGAGAAAACAGATTCAGGGATGGTCGAAATTATTCCTTCCTTACGGGGTGTATAACTTTGAAGAACAGTTCTCAGGAACAGATCTTTATCCGCTTCATGATATGGGCGTTCCTGCGGCTGAACTGATGCCGGATTCGCAACGTTATTTTGATATTCATCATACAGAAGAAGATACTTTTGAGAAAGTGAACCGGAGAGAGCTTTTATTAGGTGCTGCCGCAATGACGCAGATTATTTATATGATTGATAAAAACTGGTAA
- a CDS encoding DUF1015 domain-containing protein, which translates to MPVFKPFRGIRPHRDIESTFPTHPLDNFTQEEIAEKAQVENTYINMIKPYVVSKSKDIDRNLRKIRSTFEELLEEKKLIQDNSAYYLYEQIYPNKQIFRGLLGLASIEDFWNGKIKRHESTIPQKKEKLAHYLEKVSLQAEPVLLTYPANSKIELLMNHEEKNVPIFNHVDSIGIRHKIWRIDNRLKLQQFKEVIDQIDSFYIADGHHRIGSTALNAKRHKEKNKRHNGTELYNFVYSFIVSNQSIKIHDYNRLLHDLNGISNEEFLKQLDQYFLIHEKGETPYYPSQKFHISMYMGGKFYSLHVKHDLRSKEMSLDNLDHHLLDKYIFKNILKIEDPDSSELISYVKGTSNINGINILKEKVDSGEGKVGFGIYPVSFNDMIKISDLKLSMPPKCTFIEPKLITALLMYDMKP; encoded by the coding sequence ATGCCTGTTTTTAAACCTTTCCGTGGAATAAGACCTCATAGAGACATCGAGAGTACTTTCCCTACCCATCCACTGGATAATTTTACCCAGGAGGAGATCGCAGAGAAGGCTCAAGTTGAAAATACTTACATCAATATGATCAAACCATACGTTGTAAGTAAATCTAAAGATATTGACCGGAACCTGAGAAAAATCCGTTCTACTTTTGAAGAACTCCTGGAAGAAAAGAAACTGATCCAGGACAATTCAGCGTATTATCTCTATGAACAGATCTACCCGAACAAACAGATCTTCAGAGGCCTTCTCGGACTAGCAAGTATTGAAGATTTCTGGAATGGAAAAATAAAAAGACACGAAAGTACCATTCCCCAGAAAAAAGAAAAACTGGCTCACTACCTTGAAAAAGTAAGCCTGCAGGCAGAACCTGTACTGCTTACCTACCCTGCCAACTCAAAAATTGAGTTGCTGATGAACCATGAGGAAAAAAATGTTCCTATCTTTAACCACGTAGATTCCATCGGGATCAGACACAAGATCTGGAGAATAGACAACCGCCTGAAGCTGCAGCAGTTTAAAGAGGTGATTGATCAGATCGATTCATTCTATATTGCTGACGGACACCACAGGATTGGCTCTACTGCCCTGAATGCAAAACGTCATAAAGAGAAAAACAAAAGACATAACGGAACTGAGCTTTACAATTTCGTATACAGCTTCATCGTTTCCAATCAGTCTATCAAAATCCATGATTACAACAGGCTCTTACACGACCTGAACGGTATTTCCAATGAAGAATTCCTGAAGCAGCTTGATCAGTATTTCCTGATCCATGAAAAAGGAGAAACCCCTTACTACCCTTCCCAGAAATTCCACATCTCGATGTATATGGGTGGTAAGTTCTACTCACTTCACGTAAAACATGATCTGCGTTCCAAAGAAATGTCTCTGGATAACCTGGATCACCATCTTTTAGATAAATATATTTTTAAAAATATTCTTAAGATCGAAGATCCGGACAGCTCGGAACTTATTTCTTATGTAAAAGGAACCTCCAATATCAACGGAATCAATATTTTAAAAGAGAAAGTTGACAGTGGTGAAGGAAAAGTAGGCTTCGGTATCTACCCGGTAAGTTTTAACGATATGATTAAAATTTCAGACCTGAAACTGAGCATGCCTCCGAAATGTACATTTATTGAGCCAAAATTGATTACGGCACTGTTAATGTACGATATGAAACCTTAA
- a CDS encoding M20/M25/M40 family metallo-hydrolase yields the protein MKKIASLSSLILGLVFLSGQTKEDSLQFRKISAEILNNGKGYTELKELTKSIGHRLSGSEAYEKSVQWAAQKLRDAGADKVWLQEVMIPVWERGKESLHIKTSNGNWKNIKMLSLGNSEGTGGKDVSGEIIMVRSLEEYDQLPAEKIKDKIVFFNYPFNQEHVQTFIAYREAGAYRRTAASLTAKKGGKFAIIRSLSSAFDDVPHTGNMRYEDHISKVPAITIGNTSADELEALLRTQKVTAKLNSNCGMKGEKLSHSVIGEITGKKDNSVIVMGGHLDSWDVGEGAHDDGAGIVQSIEVLRTFKKLGLQNNHTIRAVCFANEENGTKGGKQYGKTAKEKNEKHLFAIESDAGGFSPRGISLEMGDAQRNQIKSWGRLFLPYGVYNFEGKYSGSDIAPLHEMGVPTAELVPDPQRYFDIHHTAEDTFEKVNRRELLLGSVVMTQLIYMIDKNW from the coding sequence ATGAAAAAGATAGCAAGCCTTTCATCATTAATTTTAGGACTGGTCTTTTTATCCGGCCAGACTAAAGAAGACTCTTTACAGTTCAGGAAAATATCCGCAGAGATCCTGAATAACGGAAAAGGATACACTGAACTGAAGGAACTTACAAAAAGTATCGGCCATCGTCTAAGTGGCTCAGAAGCGTATGAAAAATCCGTACAGTGGGCAGCACAGAAACTCCGTGATGCCGGTGCAGATAAAGTATGGCTTCAGGAAGTCATGATCCCTGTCTGGGAAAGGGGGAAAGAATCTTTACACATCAAAACGTCCAATGGCAATTGGAAAAATATAAAAATGCTTTCTTTGGGTAATTCCGAAGGAACAGGCGGAAAAGATGTTTCAGGTGAGATCATTATGGTGAGATCACTGGAAGAATACGATCAGCTGCCTGCAGAGAAAATTAAAGACAAAATCGTTTTTTTTAACTACCCTTTTAATCAGGAGCATGTACAGACCTTTATTGCCTACCGCGAGGCTGGTGCTTACAGAAGAACGGCAGCATCTTTAACCGCTAAAAAAGGAGGTAAATTTGCCATTATCAGATCTCTTTCATCGGCATTTGACGATGTTCCCCATACAGGTAATATGCGTTATGAAGATCATATTTCCAAAGTTCCCGCTATTACTATCGGCAATACGTCAGCAGACGAACTTGAAGCCTTATTAAGAACACAGAAAGTAACAGCCAAACTTAATTCCAATTGCGGGATGAAAGGTGAAAAACTTTCTCACTCCGTTATCGGTGAAATTACTGGCAAAAAAGACAACAGCGTCATTGTAATGGGTGGACATCTTGATTCCTGGGATGTAGGTGAAGGGGCCCATGATGACGGAGCCGGAATTGTACAGAGTATTGAAGTCTTAAGAACCTTTAAAAAATTAGGACTTCAAAATAACCACACGATCAGAGCAGTTTGCTTTGCCAACGAAGAAAACGGCACCAAAGGCGGCAAACAATATGGAAAAACAGCCAAAGAAAAGAACGAAAAACATCTTTTTGCCATAGAATCCGATGCCGGAGGATTTTCCCCGAGAGGAATTTCCCTGGAAATGGGTGACGCCCAAAGAAACCAGATCAAAAGCTGGGGCCGTTTATTCTTACCTTACGGCGTTTACAATTTTGAAGGAAAATATTCAGGATCGGATATTGCACCGCTTCATGAGATGGGTGTTCCCACAGCAGAACTGGTTCCCGATCCGCAGCGTTATTTTGATATTCACCATACTGCTGAAGATACTTTTGAAAAAGTGAACCGGAGAGAACTTCTCCTCGGTTCCGTTGTAATGACACAACTTATTTATATGATTGATAAAAATTGGTAA
- a CDS encoding D-2-hydroxyacid dehydrogenase produces MKVLANDGISKAGELALKEAGIEVLDNRVAQDHVINFINDNNVDVLLVRSATKVKQNLIDACPGLKIIGRGGIGMDNIDVEYAKSKGIKVINTPTASSKSVAELVFGHFIALARFLHESNRLMPLEGETHFNAMKKSFSNAYELSGKTLGVIGFGSIGQEVVKIGIALGMKIQVLTRSPKTEVITLHFFDGQAVNFEITSTNDMDAFLREADFISINTPKTNEYIIDTPQFEKMKDGVYIVNTARGGVMNEVALIDFIDSGKVAGAALDVFENEPSPELPLLMNPALSLSPHVGGNTIDAQEKIGTELAEQIIKLQKETIR; encoded by the coding sequence ATGAAAGTTTTAGCAAACGATGGAATCTCAAAAGCAGGAGAACTCGCTTTAAAAGAAGCCGGAATTGAAGTTCTGGACAATAGAGTGGCCCAGGATCACGTTATTAATTTTATCAACGATAATAATGTGGATGTTCTTCTTGTAAGAAGTGCAACGAAGGTAAAACAAAACCTGATTGATGCGTGCCCTGGTCTTAAAATCATTGGAAGAGGTGGTATCGGGATGGATAATATTGATGTTGAATATGCAAAAAGCAAAGGAATCAAGGTCATCAATACCCCTACAGCATCTTCAAAATCAGTAGCTGAATTGGTTTTCGGACACTTTATTGCACTGGCAAGGTTTCTTCATGAATCGAACAGGCTGATGCCTCTGGAGGGAGAAACACACTTCAATGCGATGAAAAAATCATTCAGCAATGCTTATGAACTTTCAGGAAAAACATTAGGAGTAATCGGCTTCGGAAGCATTGGCCAGGAAGTCGTGAAAATAGGAATCGCTTTAGGAATGAAAATACAGGTTCTCACAAGAAGCCCGAAAACAGAAGTAATTACATTACATTTTTTTGACGGGCAGGCGGTGAACTTTGAAATCACTTCCACCAATGATATGGATGCGTTCCTTAGAGAAGCTGATTTTATCAGTATCAACACTCCGAAAACGAATGAATACATTATAGACACCCCACAGTTTGAGAAAATGAAGGACGGTGTGTATATTGTGAATACTGCACGAGGCGGTGTGATGAATGAAGTGGCACTGATTGATTTTATAGATTCAGGAAAAGTAGCCGGAGCGGCATTGGATGTTTTTGAAAATGAGCCAAGCCCCGAACTGCCTTTATTAATGAATCCGGCACTTTCACTTTCCCCTCATGTAGGCGGAAATACGATAGATGCGCAAGAGAAAATCGGTACCGAACTTGCAGAACAAATTATTAAGCTACAAAAAGAAACTATAAGATAA